The nucleotide sequence TTGTGGTTCTGTCAAATTTAACAACCTTCAGCATTGAGGACGTTTTAAGCTGGACAGGATCAAGCATCATATCAGTAGGACTGAGATTCTCCCATATTGTAAGATGTCCTTTGATTAGAAAGTCCTGCCAAACTCTGCGGTTATCCATTTTGAAAGGATACTCACCGCCGGGCAGCTGGAAATAGGCTGTTACTTTGATATCTTCGGTCCAGTATTTATCCATCCTGGACATTGTTTCGGCGTCCTGGGCATACTGACTGTAATCCTTGAAGTACTGCTCCATAAACTCTTTAAATTTGTTGTAATTCACCATGTTGCTCTCCTCTTATCCCTGATATCCACCGGAAATTTCAATAACCTCTCCGCTGATATTTTTTGCTGAACCGGAACATAGGAAGAGAACTGTTTCTGCGAGTTCTGCTTCTGTTGTCAGTTCCCTCGTATCTGATTTGGATTTCATTCCATTCAGTATCTCTTCTTCGGCCTTTCCGCTTTCGGCAGCCAGTCCCGGAAGTCTTTTTGTTTTAATTCTATCGGTCATTACAAGACCGGGGGCCAGTGCATTTACAGTTATTCCATGTGCAGCTACCTCTCTAGAGAGGGATGCTGTGAATGAATTTAATCCTGCTTTACTCATGTTGTAGGTAACAGAATATGCCGGATTTACCCTGGGGGCAACCGAACTGATATTGATGATACGTCCGAAGCCCTGTTTCTGCATTGAAGGAATTACCTTCTGTGCCAGATGAAAAGGGGCTGCAAGGTTAACGTCCAGTACTGATTGCAGTTCCTTCAGTGGTGTGTCGGCAACCGGGCCCATATGGCCTGAAATCCCTGCATTGTTTACAAGAATATCTATTCTGCCATGTTCCTTTAGGATACGGTTCAGTCCTTCTTCTCTATCCTGCTCATCTGCAAGATTCAGAATATAATACTCAGCCTGTGCATCCTTTTTTTCAATCAGAGCCTTGGTCTCTTCTGCTTTGATCGAATCCCGGCAGACTATGATGACCCGGGCTCCGGCTTCTGCGAGGGTTTGGCTGATGGCACGGCCGATGCCTCCTGCTCCTCCGGTAATAAGAGCTGTTTTGCCTGAAAGATCAAGGTTCATTTATTTTCCTTATCAACATTGAGTCCGACAGTCTCTTCACAGCACTCAAAGAGAGGCTGCTCAGTTCCGGCCATCCTGAAAAAGAATATACGACAGTGAGCACCCTGTCTGATATTTCCCTCTACAGAATAGAGGGGACTCCGGCTCATCATCTCATAGCTGGCTTCGATATCGGAGACAGAAACTGCAAGATGATGAAGACCGTCAGGATCAGCAGCGATAGGACTTGTGGGATCAGTGACTTCAAGGAGTTCCATCTTTTCGGATTTACCGGAAGATTCGGTTCCCAGAAAGGCGATCTTCATTCCCACTTCATCATATTGTCCTGAAGATTGGAGAGTGTAGCCCAGGTTAATAAGCCCTGCACTAAACTCTTCAATGTCAGATACTTTAATCGCTATATGATCAATTTCAGCACTCATGCTTTACGTTTTCAACCAGTTTTGGAGAAATCCTGTGAAATAGAGCAATATGATTTTCTCCTACACCAGAAGATACAATCATGGTTTTATCACCGGCCTTCATAAGACCCTTTTCAATTGCTTCCATATGGTTCACAGCAGATGAGGCTACGGCAATATTTCCATATTTTTCCCAGGATTGATAGATTTTGTCTTTGGGAACACCCAGGCATTCTCGCCAGGACTCGGGAGTCCAGGGAACGGGCTGGTGTGTAATCAGAAAATCTATGTCTTTTTCTGTATATTTTGTTTTCTCAAACATCTTACTGCTGACCCTCATAATATCGTTCTGGGTCTCATGAGCAATTTCCTTCTGCATGTCTTTGTCATAAAAAGTTACAAATTCCTGTTCATAATTAGGTCCCTGTGATGTGGGAATCAGAAGCTTCGGCGCTCTTTTCTGGAAGATGATAGCCTTGTGACGTTTTCCGATACTGTGGGAGTGGGAGGAGATATAACCGTATCCGTTTTCAACTTCTCCAACGATTCCTGCTACTGCACCATCTCCGATATAGACACTGTAGTAGGTCGTTTTATCATTAATGAGAGAGTCCAGTGAACTTCCGACAATCAGAACCTTTTTCTTGGCTCCGCATCTGACATAATTCATTGCAATTTCCATCATTGTTATGAAGGAAGAACAACAGGTATCAACGTTAATGGCTCCTGCATTTTTAAGACCCAGTTTATGTTGAACAAGCGAGGCGTTTTGGGGAACAGAAAGATCGGGTACAAGGGAAGAACAGAGAACCAGATCAATTTCGTCTTTATCTATTCCGGCATTGTATATGGCTTTTGCAGCCGCCAGGGTTTCTGCATCAGAAGAAAGCATGGGATGGGGGTGAATGGATTTTTTAATTGAAACGGGATCCATGGGAACACGTCTTCGTTCAACGGCTCCCTGAAAGGGATTCGACTGTTTTTTCGGCGGTAGCCTGGATACCCATTCATCATACCAGGGCTGAGATTCCCATCCGTCATAATTGGTCTCGACTCTTCCAGGCATGCGGCCGTTCTG is from Oceanispirochaeta sp. M1 and encodes:
- a CDS encoding VOC family protein, which translates into the protein MSAEIDHIAIKVSDIEEFSAGLINLGYTLQSSGQYDEVGMKIAFLGTESSGKSEKMELLEVTDPTSPIAADPDGLHHLAVSVSDIEASYEMMSRSPLYSVEGNIRQGAHCRIFFFRMAGTEQPLFECCEETVGLNVDKENK
- a CDS encoding SDR family NAD(P)-dependent oxidoreductase, which codes for MNLDLSGKTALITGGAGGIGRAISQTLAEAGARVIIVCRDSIKAEETKALIEKKDAQAEYYILNLADEQDREEGLNRILKEHGRIDILVNNAGISGHMGPVADTPLKELQSVLDVNLAAPFHLAQKVIPSMQKQGFGRIINISSVAPRVNPAYSVTYNMSKAGLNSFTASLSREVAAHGITVNALAPGLVMTDRIKTKRLPGLAAESGKAEEEILNGMKSKSDTRELTTEAELAETVLFLCSGSAKNISGEVIEISGGYQG
- a CDS encoding 3-oxoacyl-ACP synthase III family protein gives rise to the protein MSQLKNAGLISMGGFLPAKEVPANKKDNLVKFLRKETLLHHEYIDAIDQNGRMPGRVETNYDGWESQPWYDEWVSRLPPKKQSNPFQGAVERRRVPMDPVSIKKSIHPHPMLSSDAETLAAAKAIYNAGIDKDEIDLVLCSSLVPDLSVPQNASLVQHKLGLKNAGAINVDTCCSSFITMMEIAMNYVRCGAKKKVLIVGSSLDSLINDKTTYYSVYIGDGAVAGIVGEVENGYGYISSHSHSIGKRHKAIIFQKRAPKLLIPTSQGPNYEQEFVTFYDKDMQKEIAHETQNDIMRVSSKMFEKTKYTEKDIDFLITHQPVPWTPESWRECLGVPKDKIYQSWEKYGNIAVASSAVNHMEAIEKGLMKAGDKTMIVSSGVGENHIALFHRISPKLVENVKHEC